A single genomic interval of Anaerolineales bacterium harbors:
- a CDS encoding AzlC family ABC transporter permease: MTGGRDQLPLLLGVIPFGLIFGALALQAGLPPVAAQAFSFLIFAGSAQFIAVGMLSSAPAGLIVATIFVVNLRHALYSASLSPHLTPLPPRWKVPLAWLLTDEAFAVAALRYRQPDTRLAHWYTLGTGLTLWAAWQASTALGIVLGARLPDSWGLEVALPLTFIALLILSISDQPGVAAAVSAAAAAVVLHGLPYRLGLVTAAVLGVVVGVGLQTWQSRRERKEAMP, translated from the coding sequence TTGACCGGCGGGCGCGACCAGCTGCCGCTGCTGCTGGGCGTGATCCCCTTTGGCTTGATCTTCGGGGCGCTGGCGCTGCAGGCCGGGTTGCCGCCCGTCGCTGCTCAGGCGTTTTCCTTCCTGATCTTCGCTGGCAGCGCGCAGTTCATAGCCGTCGGCATGCTGTCCAGCGCCCCGGCCGGCCTGATCGTCGCCACGATCTTCGTGGTCAACCTCCGGCATGCCCTGTACAGCGCCTCGCTCTCGCCGCATCTCACCCCCCTCCCGCCGCGCTGGAAGGTGCCCCTGGCCTGGCTGCTGACCGACGAAGCCTTTGCCGTAGCCGCACTCCGCTACCGCCAGCCCGACACGCGCCTGGCCCACTGGTACACCTTGGGCACCGGCCTGACCCTGTGGGCCGCTTGGCAGGCCAGCACTGCCCTGGGGATCGTGCTGGGAGCGCGCCTCCCTGATTCCTGGGGTTTGGAGGTGGCCCTCCCGCTGACCTTCATCGCCCTTCTGATCTTGAGCATCAGCGATCAACCCGGCGTGGCCGCCGCGGTCTCAGCCGCCGCCGCTGCCGTCGTCCTGCATGGCCTGCCCTACCGGCTGGGGCTGGTCACAGCCGCCGTGCTGGGCGTAGTTGTAGGGGTGGGGCTGCAGACCTGGCAGTCTCGCCGCGAACGCAAAGAGGCCATGCCGTGA
- a CDS encoding AzlD domain-containing protein, with protein MSQGGVWLVIVGGMLVTFLTRFSFIGILPAERLPPVFRSGLRYVAPAVLAAIIAPALLLPDGSLNLSLGNYQLLAGLAALAVAVRFRNLWLTIAVGLAVFWLLRTLGG; from the coding sequence GTGAGCCAGGGCGGCGTGTGGCTGGTGATCGTGGGCGGGATGCTTGTGACCTTCCTGACCCGCTTCTCCTTCATTGGCATCCTGCCGGCCGAGCGCCTGCCGCCCGTGTTCCGCAGCGGCCTGCGCTACGTGGCGCCGGCCGTGTTGGCTGCGATCATCGCCCCGGCCCTGCTGCTGCCAGACGGCTCGCTCAACCTCAGCCTGGGCAATTACCAACTGCTGGCCGGCCTGGCGGCGCTGGCGGTCGCCGTCCGCTTCCGCAATCTGTGGCTAACCATTGCCGTCGGCCTGGCGGTGTTCTGGCTGCTCCGTACCCTCGGCGGGTGA